Below is a genomic region from Elusimicrobiota bacterium.
TGAATCTCTTTCAAGCGGATATACTTCGTTTTGATTTTTCTCGTCTTAATGGGAGTATTTCGGGACCATCGTCAACTCGGCAACCCATTGGCCGGGAGGACGGCACAAAAAAGCCATTTAAGGTGGTGGGAAACCTGCCTTACAATTTGACCTCTCCTATTCTTCGCCGTCTTTCGGATTGGAAGGGGTGGGAAACCGCCACGCTCATGGTTCAAAAAGAGGTGGCCGAACGGCTTTGCGCCGCTCCCGCCACGTCGGCCTATGGAGCCTTGACTGTGGGGATGGGTCTCACCTGCCAGATAGGATTTGTATTCGAATTGTCGGAAAAATCTTTCAGTCCGCCTCCCAAGGTTAAGTCGGCTGTCGTCAAATTGATTCGTCGGGCCTCGCCATTGACGTCCGATATTGAAGGAACCCAACGCGTGATTCAGGCGGCTTTCCAGCAACGCCGAAAAACAATTCTGAATTCGCTTTCACATGGATTGGGGCTTGAAAAAGGCCAAGTTGAAATATTCTTGAAAGGGTTGGGTATTGACCCGCTCATTCGGCCGGAACGTCTACCGATTCAAGCTTTTGTTCAGCTCAACGAGGTTTTGTCGAAAAATGGGATTCCGTAGAAATAGCGTTGGTTTGAATGTTTCTCCCCATCAGGGGCTGGAGCCCCACCACGCTAAAAAATAAGTTGAGACTGGAAATGTGTTGAACCCCAGCTCGCACTTCTTGGAATTTTCCGGACAGAAAAAAGTGCACAAGGAACCGTCCCACCGAAGAAACCAGAAATAAACTGAGAAGTGGAAATCCAAAGAGCGCGGGAAGATGATCGCTTAGCCAGCCTCCAAGTCCGGCCCCAGCGAAAATGGCGATGCCATTGATCAAATTAAAGTAACCCAGACACCGCATCCTTTTGGAGGGTGTGACGGCATCGTAAATGTAATTGACGGCGCACAGGTTGAACCCCCCCCAAAGAATACCGGCCAAGGCCTCGACAAACATCAGCGGAACCAAATGATGAAAGACCAGCCAGAAGAGTGGAATGGTGGGAATAAGGAGGCTGGTGGTTTTCAGAATTCGTGCATTCCCGACTTGATCAGCATGCCGCCCCCAAATGGGGAATGCGATTAAACTGGACAAGGTGGACATGAGTGTAATGGCCATAAACCCCAAATAGTCAAAATGCAGATCGCGCAACATGTGAACGCTGAAGTAGGGTGCCGCCAAATGGGTGGTGAAAGTAAGGCCGGACACATAAAAAACAAACTTCACGAAATTGCTCTCACGCGTTCGCCTGAGAAACATCCACAACGTGAATTCGCTTTCTTTGGTTTTTGTGTAGGGAAGGTCGGTCATTTGGCGAATGAAATGATGAGAAGCGAATCGGGCCGCGGCGCTGGAAAGGAACATAAACATAAACCCCGCTTCAGGAGAGATCCATTTTTTCCAAAGGTACAGAAACCCGCCCCAAAAGAGGAGTGTCCCCAGACTTGTCAGGCCCATAAGACGTGATCGCCATCCAAAATAATCACCTCGGCGATGGGCGGGCAAATATTCGCTGACCAGACTTCCCCAGGGTGGCCCCAGTAGACCTCCAATGACTTTGTAGACAGAAAACAGAAACGTCAAAACAACGAGTTTATGAGGGATTGGCAAAAAGGGAAGCAGTCCAATGGGCAATAAAAAGAACGCTTGGACCAAAACACCTTGGGTAAGTACCCGCAAACGACTCCCCGTGATATGAACCGCGGATACGGCCCAGGCTTGAGCCAAAGCGGAAAGCAAATTGGGGATGGCCACCAACCATCCCACCTGTTGATTGGTCGCTCCCAGCAGGAGCGCAAACGGCACCATATACGTATCGACAATGCTGATCATGATTTGGGCGGCCACCCCATCTTTTGAGCAGGCTTTGAGGCTTCGTTGGATATGTTGGTTTTCAGGGGCTTGTGACCGGAGTTCAGTGGAGGGAAGCATGGTTGGCTCTTATCAAAAAGTGCTTTCTTTAGGCAAAACCGGTTTTTTTGTCAAGGGCAGCCCTTCGGGCTGCCACTTTTCCGGGGCTTGTATCCCCGGAAAAGTACCGCGGTAAGGTAACCCCGGACTTACATCCGGGGCTTCGGCCGCAGTGATTTGGTAAGGAGCGCTTGGTTCATTTCTTATAATGCGCCTCATGCAAAATGTTGACGAATCAGTTTCTAGAATTCTTCGCGGAACAACCCATGTGGTGTCTGAAGGAGAACTTCGTGAAAAATTAAAAAAAGGTCGCCCGTTGCGAGTCAAATTGGGCGTGGATCCCACAGCTCCCGATATTCATTTGGGCCACACCGTGGTTCTCTCCAAGTTAAAGACCTTTCAAGATTTGGGCCACACCGTCGTCTTTATCATTGGTGATTTCACGGCCGCCATTGGCGACCCTTCTGGCCGCGACACCACGCGCCCCCCTCTCTCCGAGCAAATGATCAATGACAATATTCAGACCTACACCGATCAAGTCTTTAAAGTCCTCAACAAAGACAAAACCGAGGTTCGCTACAACGGCGAATGGCTCTATGACTTATTTGATCGTTCCAATCCCGCCTTTATGCCGAAAACCATTTTGAGAAACCACACTGTTCAGCAGCTCATGGAGCGAGACGATTTTGCTCAACGTCGAAAAGCCGGGCAACCCATTTCGCTTTTGGAGCTCATGTATCCCCTTTTCCAGGGGTATGATTCGGTGGCGGTCAAAGCCGATGTGGAACTGGGGGGGCATGATCAATTGTTCAACCTTTTGATGGGGCGGCAAATGCAAAAGGATGCCCAGCAGGAACCCCAAGTGGTCTTAACACTGCCTCTTCTTGAAGGCTTGGATGGAGTTCGAAAAATGTCCAAATCCTACGGCAATCATGTGGGCGTGAAAGACCCTCAGGATCAAATGTTTGGAAAACTTATGTCTATATCAGACCAGCTCATGTGGAAATATTTTGAGCTTTTAACCGAAGAAAATTTGGATGAAGTCAAAAAATTACATCCCATGGAAGCCAAAAAACATTTGGCGGGGCTCGTGGTGACACGATTTCATGGAGAAGGGGCGGGAAAAAGCGCCAGGGAAAATTTTGAACAGATCTTTTCTAAAAAAGAAAATCCCGATGAAATGGAAGAGTTTCGGTTCACTTCCAAAGAAATGGACGCCGTTGAGTTGATTGTGGCGGCGAAGTTGGCTTCTTCAAAAAATGAAGCCAGACGCCTCGTGGAACAGGGCGGGGTGCAATTGGATGGTCAACGCGTCAACTTGGGAGAAAAAATTACCGTTTCGGTCCCAGGCGTGCTAAAAGTGGGAAAAAGAAAATTTAAGAAGTTGATACCTTTATAGGAGTAGATTATGAAATGGAATCGTGGGATCTTGTTTGTATGCGAAGAAATGTTTGAGGGTCGCCGTCGCCCCGGCCTAGCTTTTAAGTGGAATGATGGTTGGCAAGTGTATAAGCCGGGGCCCAGTCGTTCCGGCAGAAGGTGTGATGGGATCACCTCCCTCTTGGGAGAGACTGGGTCCCGGCTTATACTCTTCTCAGCGCACACATCCTTTAAAAAATGGGCCGGGACGACGGCCATGCTTGATCCCTTGTTGGGTTGCAGCGGAGTTGTGCTATGAATCCGTTGGTTGAATTGGGGTCACAAAAACAAAGTTTCTGGTTGGATTTTATACGGCGTAGTTTGCTCACCAGTGGCGCCTTAAAGAAAATGGTGGTCGAAGATGGCTTGCGGGGCATGACCTCCAATCCCACTATTTTTGAAAAGGCCATCTCCTCAGGCAGCGAATATGACGCTGATTTGAAGAAGCTGGCTCTGAAGGGATTATCGACTGAAGAAATTTTTGAAAACATCGCCGTGAAAGATATCCAGATGGCCGCGGACATATTAAAAACGGTTTATAAATCAAGTGGGGGGACCGATGGTTTTGTCAGTTTGGAAGTCAACCCCGACTTGGCGTACAACACCCAGGCCACCGTGGCCCAAGCGAAACATCTATTTAAAAAAGTGGGCCGTCCCAACCTGATGATCAAAGTGCCCGGCACGCCCGCCGGTCTTCCCGCCATTGAAGAGTTGATTGCAGCTGGGATCAACATTAATGTCACTCTTTTGTTTTCAGTGGAAAACTATAAACAAGTGTTGGAGGCCTATCTCAAGGGTCTTGAGAAGCGTCAACGAAAAGGACTTTCCGTTAAAGGGATCGCTTCTGTCGCGAGCTTTTTTGTGAGCCGCGTGGATACCCTCGTTGATAAATATTTGGATCAGATGATCAGCCTCAACAGCTCCCATGCGCCTCAGGCCAAAAACCTGCTCCACAAAATCGCGGTCGCCAATGCCAAGTTGGCCTACGCCCATTACGAACAGGTCATACAATCCGACCGGTTTCGAAAACTCGAACAAAAAGGCGCTCAACGACAGCGGTTGTTGTGGGCATCCACCGGGACCAAAGACAAGCGTTTGTCTGATGTGATTTATGTGGATGAACTCATTGGGCCGGACACCGTTAACACCATGCCTCCCCAAACTGTAGATGCGTTCCGAGACCATGGACGCGTTTCCTTGACCCTTCGCTCAAATGTCGATCAAGCGAAGGCCCATGTTGAACAACTCTCAGGAGTGGGAATTGATTTGGAAAAATTGCTCACTCAACTGCAGGAGGAAGGGGTCCGTTCCTTTATTGGATCGTTTGAAACCTTGTTGCAAGTGGTGGCCGCCAAAAAAGAAATTCTCACCGGACAAATATCCAAACAGAGCCGTTTTGATTTGGGGAAGTATCAGACAGATTTTCAGAACACACTTCAAATCATGGAACAAAATCAATGGATTAAGCGGGTGTGGGAAAAAGACGCCTCGCTTTGGAAATCAGAAGAGGCTCATCAAAAGATCATTAAAAATTCGTTGGGTTGGTTGACGGTACCCTTTGAAGTGAAAAGAAAACTGGCGTTGTTGGATTTCATTGCCACGGATATCAAGAAGGCCAAGTTCACGCATGCTTTGTTGCTGGGGATGGGAGGGTCGAGTTTGTGTCCCGAGGTGCTCCGTTTGACGTTTGGAAAGAAAACGGGCTTCCCCGATTTGGCCATTTTGGACAGCACCGAACCCGCTTCAGTTCTTGGAAGAGCGTCTCGGTCCAAACCTGAAAAAACACTTTATATTGTGGCGAGCAAATCCGGGTCCACCACAGAGCCCAACGCCTTTTTGGCTTACTTTTATGATCAGGTCAAAAAGAAAAAGGGGGAGAGGGCCGGAGAAAATTTTATCGCCATCACGGATCCCGGCACGCAAATGGAACGGATTGCTCGGGAAAAGAAATTCCGCCATATCGTTTTAAACCCCGCTGATATTGGCGGACGGTATTCCGCTCTGTCCTTCTTTGGGATGCTGCCGGCCGCTTTGATGGGGTTGGATGTGCCGGCTTTGTTGTCCAGCGCGCTTGATATGTCTGCGGCCTGCTCGCCTTTGCTCACTCCTTCTCAAAATCCGGGAGCTCTTTTGGGGGCTGCGCTCGGAAGCTTGGCCAAGGCCGGGCGGAACAAGGTGACTTTTTTCTTATCCAAAGATATCGCCTCTTTATCGGCGTGGATTGAACAACTGATTGCCGAAAGCACCGGGAAAGAAGGGAAAGGGATTTTGCCGGTTGAGTCCGAACCCTTTATTTCAGTGGACGCTTACGGGTCCGACCGCGTTTTTGTGGCCCTTCAAACCAAAGTGGAAGCCACAACAGCCAAGCGGTTGGCGGCTCTAAAAAAAGCCGGTCACCCGGTGATCCAAATCAACATGGAGAGCAAACAACACATTGCGGCCGAATTTTTCAGATGGGAATTCGCCACTGCGATGGCTGGGGCCGCGCTCGGCATTGACGCCTTTGACCAGCCGAATGTTCAAGAATCCAAAGATTTGACCCGAGAGTATTTGGAATCTTTTAAATCACAGGGGGCTCTTACGAGCGATGAGCCCACGCTGACTGAAGATGGTTTGTCGGTTTATTCGATGAATGGACTCAGTCAAATCACCAATGTCGAAGAATTGCTGCGGTCCCTTTTTCGTCAAGTGAAAGCCGGCGATTATGTGGCCTTGTTGGCCTATGTGGAACGCAACGAAAAACATGAAAAAATATTGCAAAAAATTCGCGAGCGAATTTTGAGCGTGAAACATGTGGCCACGACAGTAGGATATGGCCCACGGTTCCTCCACTCCACAGGCCAGTTGCACAAGGGTGGCGACGACAGCGGGGTGTTCATCCAAATTACGGCGGAAGATAAAAAAGATGTCCCCATTCCCGGAGAACCTTTTGGATTTAGCACTCTTAAAGAAGCTCAAGCGCTGGGAGATTTAAGCGCTCTTGCCAACAAGCATCGCCGGGCGGTTCGCATTCATTTGGAAGATGCTGACGAAGGGTTGGACCGCTTGCAAGATTTAATCGAGAAGGTGATTGGCGCTTGATCTATATCGCACAAGACGAGGCGGCCTTCGTTAAAAAGGCCGCTCAGTTGGTTCTCGAAACCTTTTCGGGAGCGATTGAAGCGAGAAAGCGGGCGACGTGGGCCTTGTGTGGAGGGCGAACCCCACAATGGGTGTTTCCCAAAATCGCTGAAGCTTATTACCGGGAACGAATCGATTGGAAAAATGTGCTCATCTTTTGGGGCGATGAACGTTGCGTTCCGCCCGATCACAAGGACAGCAATTACAAATTGGCCAAAGATTTGATGCTCAGCAAAGTGCCGGTGCCCGCTGAAAATATTTATCGCATGGCAGGAGAAATGACTTCTCCGCATGAAGCAGCCCGAGCTTATGAGACCCAATTAAAAAATATTTTTAAATATGATCGACCCTTCCCGAAATTTGACTTGATATGGTTGGGCATGGGTGAAGACGGGCACACCGCGTCTTTGTTTCCCGGGACCAGCGCATTGGAAGAAACAGAAAAATGGGTGGTGGGACATCATGTTGAAAGATTATCATCGAACCGGTTGACGCTTACGATTCCGGTGATCAACAACGCGCGCCGTGTTGTTGTTCTGTGCCCTGGAGAAAGCAAAGCGCCGGTTCTCAGGGATTTGTTCCATCCGTTGGCATCGAAAAATCGTTATCCGATTCAGAGAGTTCACCCAACAGGGGGAGAATTGATTTGGTTGCTGGACAAGGCGGCCGCCACAAAATTGCCGCCCGATATACGTAACAAGGCGCAGAATATTTAGGAAAAATTTTGGGAGGAAAGAGGAAAAATGATCAAAAAATCCATGTACCTTTTTAGCGTTTCGAATTATAAGCAATGGACGTCGTCATCCCGGCCCTTTTTCAGAAATGACGCTATTCTTGACAAGAGGATAAGCCGGGATCCAGTCGTTCCCACGAAGGATGTGAAGACCCCCTCATTTTCCGGAAAAGATGGATCCCGGCTTATGCTCTCCTTATCATCCGCCTCTGCTAACAAAAGGGCCGGGATGACGAACCAGAAGGCCCTCAAGATCCTAAGGGGACACAAATTTATTTTTATATTTTTACTGGTAGGGGCTTGGGGGTTTGGGCCGCTTTTCGCCGCCTGTCCTCAACCCGCGCTTTTTGACGCAATTTTAAAAACCAATGTGGACAAAGACGGATATGTGGATTACGACGCCATCCGAATCAACAAAGGCGGGGACCTCTACCAATTTATTACCTTCCTTGAGACCACCGACCTCTCGAAATGCACTGAAACTGAGCGAGCCGCCTTTTGGATCAACGCGTACAATGCGCACATGATTCGGCTGGTATTGGCGCGGCCGATGATGAAATCGGTGAGCGAAGATTTCAAACTGTTCGGTGAAAAATTCAAAGTCGCCAATCACAAATTATCCTTGAACGATATTGAGCATCGTGTTCTTCGTTCCAGCACAAAAAAGGGGGGGCCCATTGAGGGCGTGTCGCTTAAAGAATTCGATCCGCGGCTCCACTTCGCGTTGGTGTGCGGAGCCATTGATTGCCCGAAACTGTCCAACCGGGCCTATATGCCTCAGACGCTTGAAGACGCATTGCAAGCGGCGGCCGTTAACTTCGTCTCTCGGCCCAAACACATTCGTATCGAGGGAGACACCTTATTCGTTTCATCACTCATGCGTTGGTATGCTGAAGATTTTTCGAATGTGGGTGGGGTGGCGCAATATTTGTCATCACTGTTGAGCCCCACGCTTCGACCGGACGCCCAAGCCCTTCTTGATAAGTTAAAAACAGATTTTCCAGATAACACACAATTTCGCTATAACTGGACGCTCAACAGCATCAAAAATAAACCGGCGAATTAACAGGAGAGTTTATGCTGACGTTGGGAGACAAGGCCCCAGATTTTAAATTGAAAAACGACGCGGGTGAGGAAATTTCCCTAAAAGATTTTAAAGGGAAAGAAGTGGTTCTCTATTTCTACCCAAAAGATGACACCCCCGGCTGCACGAAGGAAGCCTGCGAATTTAAAGAGCAACAGAAGAAATTCGAAAAAAAGAACGCGGTGATCGTGGGGGTCAGCGGTGACAGCGCGGAATCACATAAAAAGTTCAAAAAGAAATACGGGCTTCCTTTTCATTTGCTCAGCGACCCCGACAAAAAGATGTTGGAGGCCTATGGCGTGTGGAAAGAAAAGAGTATGTATGGAAGAAAATATATGGGCATCGAACGGACCACCTTTGTGATTGGGCAAGATCAAAAGATCAGAAAAATTTTTCCCAAGGTGAGCGTCACCGGGCATGTGGACGAGGTTTTATCCTCCCTTGAATAATGATTAATTTCTTTCATTCAACCATTGGAAAAAAGAGCATTGTCGCCATTACTGGCCTTGTGATGTTTGGCTTTGTGATCGGTCATTTGTTGGGCAATTTACAGGTGTTTGTATCGGCCGATAAATTAAATGCCTATGCCGCTTTTCTCAAAGAAACCAAACCGCTTTTGTGGGGAACACGGTTGGGGCTGTTGCTTTCTGTGGCCCTTCACATAGTTTGTACGGTTCAACTGAATCGGCGCAACCGTTCGAGCCGGCCGGTGGCCTATCAGGAACACGACCTCATTCAAGCCACGCTTCCGTCCCGGTTCATGATTTGGAGTGGCGCCTTTTTGGGTTTTTACGTTGTTTATCATTTGCTCCATTTAACGGTGGGCCGCGTTCATCCCTCTTTCAGCCACACGGATGTCTATGGAAATTTGGTGAGCGCTTTTCAAAACCCCATGGTTTCAACGGTTTATATTTTGGCCATGGTTTCGCTGGGGTTCCATTTGAATCATGGAATTTTTAGCGTGTTCCAAACCTTGGGGCTCAACCATCCCAAATATAATTTATTGCGAAAAATATTTGCCGTGGGGGCTTCTGTTGTTATTGCGGTCGGATATATTTCGATTCCAGTCGCGGTGATGGCAGGGTGGGTGCGATGATGAAATTGGATGCCGGTGTCCCCTCAGGTCCTCTCGAAAAAAAATGGGACCAACATAAGAACGATCTAAAACTCGTCAATGCCGCCAACAAACGAAAATATACGGTGATCGTGGTGGGTTCTGGTTTGGCGGGTGCCGCTGCCGCGGCATCGATGGCTGAGTTGGGCTACCAAGTGAAATGTTTTTGTTATCAAGACAGTCCACGCCGCGCCCACTCGATTGCGGCGCAGGGCGGCATCAACGCCGCCAAAAATTATCCCAATGATGGCGACAGTGTCTATCGGCTTTTTTATGACACCATCAAGGGCGGAGACTTTAGGGCCAGAGAAGCGAATGTGTATCGGTTGGCCCAGTTGAGCGTGAATATTATCGATCAATGCGTGGCGCAAGGCGTTCCCTTCGCGAGAGAATACGCGGGATATTTGGATAACCGTTCTTTTGGAGGAGCGCAGGTATCGCGAACTTTTTACGCGCGGGGACAAACTGGCCAGCAGCTGCTCTTGGGGGCTTATTCGGCCTTGTCCCGGCAGATTGGTTTGGGCCAAGTGAAAATGTTTCCTCGAACGGAAATGTTGGACTTGGTTGTCATTGATGGAAAAGCCAAAGGTATTGTGGTGCGGGATATGGTGAGTGGAAAAATAGAATCACATGCGGCTGATGCTGTGGTGCTCGCCACGGGCGGATATGGCAATGTGTATTACCTTTCGACAAATGCCAAAGGATGCAATGCGACGGCGATTTGGCGAGCGCACAAGAAAGGGGCCGCTTTCGCGAACCCTTGTTTCACGCAAATCCATCCCACCTGCATCCCTGTCAGCGGGGATCATCAATCAAAATTGACGCTCATGAGCGAATCGTTGCGCAACGATGGCCGCATCTGGGTTCCCAAAAAGAAAGGCGATCATCGCTCTCCCGACCAAATTCCAGAGGAGGAGCGCGACTATTATTTGGAACGAAAATATCCCAGCTATGGAAATTTGGTGCCAAGAGATGTGGCGTCACGCAATGCGAAAGCGGTATGCGATGAAGGGCGTGGTGTGGGACCGGGAGGATTGGGGGTTTATCTGGATTTTGCTGATGCCATTAAACGGTTGGGCCTGCCCGTCATCAAAGAGCGTTATACCAATCTGTTTGACATGTACAACCGCATCACTGGTGAGGATCCCTACCATGTTCCGATGCGCATTTACCCCGCTATCCATTACACGATGGGCGGTTTGTGGGTCGATTATAATTTGATGAGCACCATTGACGGTTTATTTGTGATCGGCGAGGCCAATTTTTCAGATCATGGCGCCAACCGGTTGGGGGCCAGCGCGCTCATGCAAGGCCTGGCGGATGGCTATTTCATTTTGCCTGTGACGATCGGTCACTATCTGGCCGGTCAAAAAAGCGCCAAAGCCACGCCGGAGGCAGCGGAATTTAAACAGGTGGAAACGGCTGTGTCTGAACTGACCGCAAAGTTGTTGTCCATCAATGGGAAACGCTCGCCGGATTCGTTTCACAAAGAGTTGGGAAAAATCCTATGGGAATATTGCGGAATGTCTCGGTCCGAAGGGGGGCTTCAAATCGCCTTGAAAAAGATACCCGCGCTTCGCGATGAGTTTTGGAGAAATCTTCGTGTGGTGGGAACCGGAAACGAACTCAACCAAACTTTGGAAAAGGCGGGCCGCGTGGCGGACTTTTTTGAGCTGGCGGAACTGATGTGTTTAGACGCGCTGGAGCGAAAGGAAAGCTGCGGCGGCCATTTCCGGGAGGAAAGTCAAACATCCGAAGGCGAAGCGAAACGCATGGATGAAACCTATTCCTACGTTTCGGCCTGGGAATACAAAGGGCCCGGAGAAAAGCCCGAACTGACGAAAGAACCCTTAACTTTTGAGAACATTCATATCGCGCAGCGGAGTTATCAATAAATGAATCTGAAACTTAAAATTTGGCGGCAATCCAACCAACAAATGCCCGGCAAAATGGTCACCTATGATGTCAATGATATCAGCCCTGATATGTCGTTCCTCGAAATGTTGGATGTGCTCAACGAACGGCTTATTGCCAAAGGTGAAGACCCGGTAGCCTTTGACAGCGATTGCCGGGAAGGTATTTGTGGAACCTGTGGATGCGTGGTTAATGGGGTCGCGCATGGCCCACTGCCCGCCACAACGCTCTGTCAACTTCACATGCGCCATTTTAAGGAAGGAGACACCCTGACCATCGAGCCATTTCGAGCCAAACCTTTTCCAGTGCTGAAAGATTTGGTGGTGGACCGGGGTGCGTTTGACCGGATCATTCAATCGGGCGGATTCATTTCGGTCAAAACAGGCAGCGCGCCTGAAGCCAATTCGGTGTGTGTGCCAAAACCCCAAGCCGATTTGGCCATGGACGCGGCCGCCTGTATCGGATGCGGAGCTTGCGTGGCGGCCTGTCCGAACGCCTCAGCCATGCTTTTTGTGGCGGCCAAAGTTTCTCATTTGGGCCTTCTGCCTCAAGGACAACCGGAGCGCTCCCGCCGCGCGTTGGCTATGACGTCCCAAATGGACCGAGAAGGCTTTGGCGGCTGCACCAACATCGGAGAATGCACGGCGGCCTGCCCCAAAGAGATCAGTCAAAACTTTATAGCTCGCCTCAACCGCGACACCCTCAAAGCCAACCTGCTGGACTAAACTGGCTTTTTCAGCAGCGCCTCATTTTTACTTTCTCTTTAGGAGCCTGTCCGACATTGGTTTTCAGCCTCCGCCTCAGCCAAATTTTCTTCACAGGCTCCCAGACAGGACCGTGAAATCATATCCGGTCCAGTGGACTTTTGACCGAGATGCCGGGGCGGTTGAGGACGTGGGTATAGATCATCGTGGTCTGCACATGTTTGTGGCCCAGGAGCTCCTGAATGTTGCGAATGTCGGTGCCTGATTCCAGAAGGTGGGTGGCGAAAGAATGGCGGAGTGTGTGTGGCCCCACTGGTTTTAAAATTCCAGCCAGCCTGGCGGCTTCTCGCACGACGCGTTGAATCACGGATTCATGCAGGTGATGTCTTTTTATTGTTTGGGTGACCGGATCTTTTGATATCGACCAACTTGGAAATAAGTACTGCCACATCCACTCTTTTGCGGCCGAAGGGTATTTGCGAGCGAGAGCCGTTGGTAGAGAAACAGCGCCGTGTCCTTTGCTTATGTCGTTTTGATGAAGCATCTTAGAACGCACAAGTTGCATTCGCAGATCCTCCTTGAGTTTTTGAGGAAGCATGACCACCCGATCTTTATCACCCTTGCCGCCGCGAATGGTAATAATGTTCTTTTCGAAATCGATATCTTTCACGCGCAGACGCAAACCCTCCATCAATCTCATTCCCGTTCCATAAAGAAGGGCGATAAACAATCGATGCGGGGGGCGGGTGGCGTTGAGCAGGCGGTCAACTTCATGGATCGTTAAAACCACCGGTAAATATTTTTTCGTGGGCGCTCTGGGAATATTTTTAAGCTCGCCGAACGGCGTTCCCAATACTTTTACATACAGGAAAACCAAGGCGTTGAGCGCTTGGTTTTGAGTTTTGGGGCTTACTTTCAAGGCCAAAGCGAGGTGTCCCAAAAACTTTGCAACGTGTTGGGTCGACAGATCTGCCGGATGTTTCATTTGATGAAACCGGATGTACCGAACGATCCAATGGACGTATGTTTTCTCTGTTTTATACGAATAGTGATGAAACCGTAACACGGCGCGGACGCGGTCCAAAAAACGAGGCTTGGCGGGTTGCAGCGCAGGTGAGTTGACCGACTTTTGAAGCTCTTGCATGGAACACCTCTTTTATCGTCAAGAGGAGGGGTTCTTTGGAGGGATTTACAGAGCCCACATTACGAATGATTATTCCGCCCTGCAATTATTTTTTGAAATCGTTGTCGGATATCATTTAAAACAACATTCGGATATCACGCATTTCAACCGCATATCATTTCATTCCCTTATAAAAGCAGTGATTTTTCAATACATTTTTCAAATACCCATTGAATATCTGTCAAAATCATTTCATCCTACTCACATGCATAATTTGAGGTATAAGCAGTGTTATGCCGCTAGTGGGAGATCAAATGTATAGGGTATTGAGGTTTCAATTTCTTGGTTTTCTCCTTTTTGCCATCAGTGGGTCGGTTTCTGCCGGCGATATCACGAGTACCTACACAGAACTGTCGTCCAAAGAATGTATCGCTTTGCCTTCTCGGGAAGAGCCAATTGGTGAGGAAGGCGGACTCCGATGCAAAGGGCCCTCGGGGTATGAAGTGATGACATCGTACGGTGATGCCCGGGCGTCAGTATCAGTGATCACGCCGGACGGCAAACAACATCACCTGAACTACTGGGACGTCGTCACTCATTACTTTTC
It encodes:
- the rsmA gene encoding Ribosomal RNA small subunit methyltransferase A; this translates as MGAKYGQHFLVNSHAAERIVASMGLGAEDSVLEIGPGKGALTAFLLKAHYLAIVEIDPDMVALLQGRFKSFPQVNLFQADILRFDFSRLNGSISGPSSTRQPIGREDGTKKPFKVVGNLPYNLTSPILRRLSDWKGWETATLMVQKEVAERLCAAPATSAYGALTVGMGLTCQIGFVFELSEKSFSPPPKVKSAVVKLIRRASPLTSDIEGTQRVIQAAFQQRRKTILNSLSHGLGLEKGQVEIFLKGLGIDPLIRPERLPIQAFVQLNEVLSKNGIP
- the tyrS gene encoding Tyrosine--tRNA ligase — its product is MQNVDESVSRILRGTTHVVSEGELREKLKKGRPLRVKLGVDPTAPDIHLGHTVVLSKLKTFQDLGHTVVFIIGDFTAAIGDPSGRDTTRPPLSEQMINDNIQTYTDQVFKVLNKDKTEVRYNGEWLYDLFDRSNPAFMPKTILRNHTVQQLMERDDFAQRRKAGQPISLLELMYPLFQGYDSVAVKADVELGGHDQLFNLLMGRQMQKDAQQEPQVVLTLPLLEGLDGVRKMSKSYGNHVGVKDPQDQMFGKLMSISDQLMWKYFELLTEENLDEVKKLHPMEAKKHLAGLVVTRFHGEGAGKSARENFEQIFSKKENPDEMEEFRFTSKEMDAVELIVAAKLASSKNEARRLVEQGGVQLDGQRVNLGEKITVSVPGVLKVGKRKFKKLIPL
- the tal_2 gene encoding Transaldolase, with amino-acid sequence MNPLVELGSQKQSFWLDFIRRSLLTSGALKKMVVEDGLRGMTSNPTIFEKAISSGSEYDADLKKLALKGLSTEEIFENIAVKDIQMAADILKTVYKSSGGTDGFVSLEVNPDLAYNTQATVAQAKHLFKKVGRPNLMIKVPGTPAGLPAIEELIAAGININVTLLFSVENYKQVLEAYLKGLEKRQRKGLSVKGIASVASFFVSRVDTLVDKYLDQMISLNSSHAPQAKNLLHKIAVANAKLAYAHYEQVIQSDRFRKLEQKGAQRQRLLWASTGTKDKRLSDVIYVDELIGPDTVNTMPPQTVDAFRDHGRVSLTLRSNVDQAKAHVEQLSGVGIDLEKLLTQLQEEGVRSFIGSFETLLQVVAAKKEILTGQISKQSRFDLGKYQTDFQNTLQIMEQNQWIKRVWEKDASLWKSEEAHQKIIKNSLGWLTVPFEVKRKLALLDFIATDIKKAKFTHALLLGMGGSSLCPEVLRLTFGKKTGFPDLAILDSTEPASVLGRASRSKPEKTLYIVASKSGSTTEPNAFLAYFYDQVKKKKGERAGENFIAITDPGTQMERIAREKKFRHIVLNPADIGGRYSALSFFGMLPAALMGLDVPALLSSALDMSAACSPLLTPSQNPGALLGAALGSLAKAGRNKVTFFLSKDIASLSAWIEQLIAESTGKEGKGILPVESEPFISVDAYGSDRVFVALQTKVEATTAKRLAALKKAGHPVIQINMESKQHIAAEFFRWEFATAMAGAALGIDAFDQPNVQESKDLTREYLESFKSQGALTSDEPTLTEDGLSVYSMNGLSQITNVEELLRSLFRQVKAGDYVALLAYVERNEKHEKILQKIRERILSVKHVATTVGYGPRFLHSTGQLHKGGDDSGVFIQITAEDKKDVPIPGEPFGFSTLKEAQALGDLSALANKHRRAVRIHLEDADEGLDRLQDLIEKVIGA
- the pgl gene encoding 6-phosphogluconolactonase, translating into MIYIAQDEAAFVKKAAQLVLETFSGAIEARKRATWALCGGRTPQWVFPKIAEAYYRERIDWKNVLIFWGDERCVPPDHKDSNYKLAKDLMLSKVPVPAENIYRMAGEMTSPHEAARAYETQLKNIFKYDRPFPKFDLIWLGMGEDGHTASLFPGTSALEETEKWVVGHHVERLSSNRLTLTIPVINNARRVVVLCPGESKAPVLRDLFHPLASKNRYPIQRVHPTGGELIWLLDKAAATKLPPDIRNKAQNI
- the bcp gene encoding putative peroxiredoxin bcp; protein product: MLTLGDKAPDFKLKNDAGEEISLKDFKGKEVVLYFYPKDDTPGCTKEACEFKEQQKKFEKKNAVIVGVSGDSAESHKKFKKKYGLPFHLLSDPDKKMLEAYGVWKEKSMYGRKYMGIERTTFVIGQDQKIRKIFPKVSVTGHVDEVLSSLE